A part of Halogeometricum sp. S3BR5-2 genomic DNA contains:
- a CDS encoding MFS transporter, whose translation MADGETNDPDALSTFRSFFALDGDVLVLSAAMFAFSLGFQMTGRYMPRYLSVLGAGSVAIGLYGSFGNLISAVYPYPGGALSDRIGSRASLTAFGLASTVGFLVWAFAGAFGTVTLPGFALGPFAVDPVLLPVGIFVGLLLAQAWKSFGLGATFAIVKQSVPPDRLATGFASTETFRRTAFLLGPLFAAGVLSLFAFETGFRIVLVVAALFAAAATVAQHVLYDAEGDSVGKTFEGVATVVSDLRGMPAGLRPLLVGDTLVRFANGMVYVFFVIVVVEFLGVGLSVPPLGVTLSPDAFFGVLLAVEMAVALLTMVPVAKLARRVGLKPVVAVGFAVYAIFPVLLVNAPDSALVVTLLFAFSGLRFAGLPAHKALIVGPAEENAGGRVVGSYYLLRNTITIPSAAVGGWLYARDPETAFLVATAVGVLGTGYFLAFGREFDAYA comes from the coding sequence ATGGCAGACGGCGAGACGAACGACCCCGACGCGCTCTCGACGTTTCGAAGCTTCTTCGCCCTCGACGGCGACGTCTTGGTCCTCTCGGCGGCGATGTTCGCGTTCAGCCTCGGCTTCCAGATGACGGGGCGGTACATGCCGCGGTACCTGAGCGTCCTCGGCGCCGGGAGCGTCGCCATCGGACTGTACGGAAGCTTCGGCAACCTCATCAGCGCCGTCTACCCCTACCCCGGCGGCGCCCTCTCGGACCGCATCGGGTCGCGGGCGTCGCTGACCGCGTTCGGTCTCGCCTCCACCGTCGGCTTCCTCGTCTGGGCGTTCGCGGGCGCCTTCGGGACGGTGACGCTCCCGGGGTTCGCCCTCGGACCGTTCGCCGTCGACCCCGTGCTGCTCCCCGTCGGCATCTTCGTCGGCCTGCTGTTGGCGCAGGCGTGGAAGTCGTTCGGCCTCGGCGCGACGTTCGCCATCGTCAAGCAGAGCGTCCCGCCGGACCGCCTCGCGACGGGGTTCGCCAGCACCGAGACGTTCCGCCGGACCGCCTTCCTCCTCGGCCCCCTGTTCGCCGCGGGCGTCCTCTCGCTGTTCGCCTTCGAGACCGGTTTTCGAATCGTCCTCGTCGTCGCCGCCCTGTTCGCCGCCGCGGCGACGGTGGCCCAGCACGTCCTCTACGACGCCGAGGGCGACAGCGTCGGAAAGACCTTCGAGGGCGTCGCCACCGTCGTCTCGGACCTGCGCGGGATGCCCGCCGGCCTCCGACCGCTGCTCGTCGGCGACACGCTCGTCCGCTTCGCCAACGGCATGGTGTACGTCTTCTTCGTCATCGTCGTCGTCGAGTTCCTCGGCGTCGGCCTCTCGGTTCCCCCGCTGGGCGTGACGCTCTCGCCGGACGCCTTCTTCGGCGTCCTCCTCGCCGTCGAGATGGCCGTCGCCCTCCTCACGATGGTGCCGGTGGCGAAACTCGCCCGCCGCGTCGGCCTCAAACCCGTCGTCGCCGTCGGCTTCGCCGTCTACGCGATATTCCCCGTCCTCCTCGTCAACGCCCCCGACAGCGCCCTCGTCGTGACGCTGCTGTTCGCCTTCTCGGGGCTCCGGTTCGCCGGCCTACCCGCGCACAAGGCGCTCATCGTCGGCCCCGCCGAGGAGAACGCGGGCGGGCGCGTCGTCGGCTCCTACTACCTCCTTCGTAACACCATCACCATCCCCTCGGCGGCCGTCGGCGGCTGGCTCTACGCGAGAGACCCCGAGACGGCGTTTCTCGTCGCCACGGCGGTCGGAGTACTCGGGACGGGCTACTTCCTCGCGTTCGGCCGCGAGTTCGACGCGTACGCCTGA
- a CDS encoding DUF7536 family protein, producing MRPEREVRVVSDEVPGRPPQGGLVHALHVPRNAKAGAAVGVGLAALAYLFRVLELLGPFAGTQQYPLLGAEGWFAVLAFVLASSTALLVTAALTLVSAYRLAKEV from the coding sequence ATGCGCCCGGAGAGAGAAGTGAGAGTCGTGAGCGACGAGGTTCCCGGGCGGCCGCCGCAGGGCGGACTCGTCCACGCGTTGCACGTCCCGCGGAACGCGAAAGCCGGCGCCGCCGTCGGCGTCGGCCTCGCGGCTCTCGCCTACCTGTTCCGCGTCCTCGAACTGCTCGGCCCGTTCGCCGGGACGCAACAGTACCCGCTCCTCGGCGCCGAGGGCTGGTTCGCCGTGCTGGCGTTCGTCCTCGCGTCGTCGACGGCGCTCCTCGTGACCGCGGCGCTGACGCTCGTCTCGGCGTACCGACTCGCCAAAGAGGTCTGA
- a CDS encoding HalOD1 output domain-containing protein, whose product MTADASGPPDGTDDGTGERFEVRLVRAIARTLDRDPLDLPPLAREVDVEALSALAGNGRTVVSFEYEGCDVEVGPGGAVSVAPPDEARSGDGAAPPAEDADAA is encoded by the coding sequence GTGACGGCCGACGCGTCCGGCCCGCCGGACGGAACCGACGACGGCACGGGAGAGCGGTTCGAGGTTCGACTCGTCAGGGCCATCGCCCGGACGCTGGACCGCGACCCGCTGGACCTCCCGCCGTTGGCGCGAGAGGTGGACGTAGAGGCGCTCTCGGCGCTGGCGGGGAACGGCCGCACCGTCGTCTCCTTCGAGTACGAGGGCTGCGACGTCGAAGTCGGTCCGGGCGGCGCCGTCTCCGTCGCGCCCCCGGACGAGGCGCGGTCCGGCGACGGCGCCGCGCCGCCCGCGGAAGACGCCGACGCCGCGTAA
- a CDS encoding helix-turn-helix domain-containing protein, whose amino-acid sequence MSLVAEFSLPRTDLLLGRVPTDWTGRVEFERVVSAPSTPLSLLRVSGDAEAFAASARADAAVESLVELDDSPAGTRYRLSWSAAAESVLRPLLREATVVEAAAGQRWRFRLRFAEFDDLTAFRRRVDDTCTSLELRRLRDESRAEETKTRITEVQRRTLTVAVREGYFEVPRSATLSDLAAELDVSKQAVSERLRRALSPLAADAVGGTTRHS is encoded by the coding sequence GTGAGTCTCGTCGCGGAGTTCTCGCTTCCCCGGACGGATCTCCTGTTGGGTCGAGTCCCGACCGACTGGACCGGCCGCGTCGAGTTCGAACGGGTCGTCTCCGCCCCGTCGACCCCGCTCTCGCTCCTCCGCGTCTCCGGCGACGCCGAGGCGTTCGCCGCGTCGGCCCGCGCGGACGCGGCCGTCGAGTCGCTCGTCGAACTCGACGACTCGCCCGCGGGGACGCGGTATCGGCTCTCGTGGTCCGCCGCGGCGGAATCGGTCCTCCGACCGCTCCTCCGGGAGGCGACGGTGGTCGAGGCGGCCGCCGGCCAGCGGTGGCGGTTCCGCCTCCGCTTTGCGGAGTTCGACGACCTGACGGCGTTCCGGCGACGGGTCGACGACACCTGTACCTCGCTCGAACTCCGGCGCCTCCGCGACGAGTCGCGCGCCGAGGAGACGAAGACGCGGATAACTGAGGTCCAGCGGCGGACGCTGACGGTGGCGGTCCGCGAGGGCTACTTCGAGGTGCCGCGGTCGGCCACCCTGTCGGACCTCGCCGCGGAACTCGACGTCTCCAAGCAGGCCGTCTCCGAGCGCCTCAGACGCGCGCTCTCGCCGCTGGCGGCGGACGCCGTCGGCGGTACGACGCGCCACTCTTAA
- a CDS encoding potassium channel family protein: MNPEDVEYEPVSVKEVLAEMKDTAELLIDLSFSAVLNGSDDIAREVLELEARMDVLQLQGRMSLLMAARTPEDAEQLAPVLGVISAAEKISNAAGDIAKVVLEDIGLPDAMRSALPEATEMLVRATVADASAYAGRSLAEINMETETGVRVIAIRRRSATGKRRWITNPHHETTVEGGDILLLRGPQSGIRTVFEAAAGTPFELPETHDSPIEDLERAVDSIILMKDMSELAVDLAYGSVLFDSEDVAEEVSELEAEVDALKSRFEAWVLRAAERVDDPVQLRGLVHIASATEVISDAALEISEGVLRGIDAHPVVAAAVEESDEIIVRFRVGPDSSLAGETLGDRMVKTETGMRVIAVRRADGSEWVVQPGPTTALRPEDVLIAKGTRAGAERLGELLDDPQQFEA; the protein is encoded by the coding sequence ATGAACCCCGAGGACGTGGAGTACGAACCGGTCAGCGTGAAGGAGGTGCTGGCCGAGATGAAGGACACGGCCGAACTCCTCATCGACCTCTCGTTCTCCGCGGTCCTCAACGGGAGCGACGACATCGCCCGCGAGGTGCTCGAACTCGAAGCGCGCATGGACGTGCTGCAACTGCAGGGTCGGATGAGCCTCCTCATGGCCGCGCGGACCCCCGAGGACGCCGAGCAGCTCGCTCCCGTCCTCGGCGTCATCAGCGCCGCCGAGAAGATATCCAACGCCGCGGGCGACATCGCCAAGGTGGTCCTCGAAGACATCGGTCTGCCGGACGCCATGCGCTCGGCCCTCCCGGAGGCGACGGAGATGCTGGTGCGCGCCACCGTCGCGGACGCCTCGGCGTACGCGGGCCGTTCGCTCGCCGAGATAAACATGGAGACGGAGACGGGCGTCCGCGTCATCGCCATCCGCCGCCGGTCGGCGACGGGCAAGCGCCGGTGGATAACCAACCCCCACCACGAGACGACTGTCGAGGGGGGCGACATCCTCCTCCTTCGCGGCCCTCAGAGCGGCATACGGACCGTCTTCGAGGCGGCCGCCGGCACGCCGTTCGAACTCCCCGAAACGCACGATTCGCCCATCGAGGACCTCGAACGCGCCGTCGACTCCATCATCCTGATGAAGGACATGAGCGAACTGGCCGTCGACCTCGCGTACGGGTCGGTGCTGTTCGACTCCGAGGACGTGGCCGAGGAAGTATCCGAGTTGGAGGCGGAGGTGGACGCCCTCAAGTCGCGTTTCGAGGCGTGGGTGCTCCGCGCCGCCGAACGCGTCGACGACCCCGTGCAACTGCGCGGCCTCGTCCACATCGCCTCCGCGACGGAGGTCATCTCCGACGCCGCCCTCGAAATCTCCGAGGGCGTCCTGCGCGGCATCGACGCCCACCCCGTCGTCGCCGCCGCCGTCGAGGAGTCCGACGAGATAATCGTCCGCTTCCGCGTCGGTCCGGACAGTTCGCTGGCGGGCGAGACGCTGGGCGACCGGATGGTCAAGACGGAGACGGGGATGCGCGTCATCGCCGTCCGCCGCGCCGACGGCAGCGAGTGGGTCGTCCAACCCGGTCCGACCACCGCGCTCCGCCCCGAGGACGTCCTCATCGCCAAGGGAACCCGCGCGGGCGCCGAACGCCTCGGCGAACTCCTCGACGACCCGCAGCAGTTCGAGGCGTGA
- the citZ gene encoding citrate synthase — MSDELKRGLEGVLVAESELSHIDGDAGELVYRGYAIEDLAPDASYEEVVYLLWHGDLPTREELDEFSEQMSKERELDDGVLAEIRELADADEVPMAALRTVVSSLSAYDEDADHEDVTDREANVRKGRRITAKIPTALAAFNRLRNGEEVVSPRQDLGHAANFLYMLNGEEPDEVLADTFDMALVLHADHGLNASTFSAMVTASTLSDVHSAVTSAVGTLAGSLHGGANANVMNMLKEIDDSDKNPKKWVQDALEGGRRVPGFGHRVYNVKDPRAVILGEKSEELGEAAGDMKWYDYSVAIEEYISEEKGLAPNVDFYSASTYYQMGIPVDIYTPIFAMSRVGGWVAHVLEQYEDNRLIRPRARYVGDEDRSFAPVDER, encoded by the coding sequence ATGTCAGACGAGTTAAAGCGGGGTCTCGAAGGCGTTCTCGTTGCTGAGTCGGAACTGAGCCACATCGACGGGGACGCCGGAGAGCTGGTGTATCGCGGGTACGCCATCGAAGACCTCGCGCCCGACGCGTCGTACGAGGAAGTCGTCTACCTCCTCTGGCACGGGGATCTTCCGACGCGCGAGGAACTCGACGAGTTCTCCGAGCAGATGTCGAAGGAACGCGAACTCGACGACGGCGTGCTGGCGGAGATTCGGGAACTCGCCGACGCCGACGAGGTGCCGATGGCGGCGCTCAGAACCGTCGTCTCGTCGCTGTCGGCGTACGACGAGGACGCCGACCACGAGGACGTGACCGACCGCGAGGCGAACGTCCGGAAGGGCCGCCGCATCACGGCGAAGATACCGACGGCGCTCGCGGCGTTCAACCGCCTCCGAAACGGCGAGGAGGTCGTGAGCCCCCGGCAGGACCTCGGGCACGCCGCGAACTTCCTCTACATGCTCAACGGCGAGGAACCCGACGAGGTGCTCGCGGACACGTTCGACATGGCCCTCGTCCTGCACGCCGACCACGGGCTGAACGCCTCGACGTTCTCGGCGATGGTCACGGCGTCGACGCTGTCGGACGTGCACAGCGCCGTCACCTCGGCCGTCGGGACGCTGGCGGGGTCGCTGCACGGCGGCGCGAACGCCAACGTGATGAACATGCTCAAGGAGATAGACGACAGCGACAAAAACCCCAAGAAGTGGGTGCAGGACGCCCTCGAAGGCGGCCGCCGGGTGCCCGGGTTCGGTCACCGCGTCTACAACGTGAAGGACCCGCGGGCCGTCATCCTCGGCGAGAAGTCGGAGGAACTCGGGGAGGCCGCGGGCGACATGAAGTGGTACGACTACTCCGTCGCCATCGAGGAGTACATCTCCGAGGAGAAGGGTCTCGCGCCGAACGTCGACTTCTACTCCGCGTCGACGTACTACCAGATGGGCATCCCCGTCGACATCTACACGCCCATCTTCGCGATGTCCCGCGTCGGCGGGTGGGTCGCCCACGTCCTCGAACAGTACGAGGACAACCGTCTCATTCGTCCCCGCGCCCGCTACGTCGGCGACGAGGACCGCTCGTTCGCACCCGTCGACGAGCGGTAA
- a CDS encoding MATE family efflux transporter — MNWGRLRGVWRRVFSLAWPVMAEQTTRTLMRTVDVLVTAALSPAAVVAIGLADLFARFPLRIGLGLGGAAIALSSQDTGSGADANRNEAVTQAILVALLVGLPFVLAGFLAGDVLVGLFPASDRAVELGGTYLAVIFATAPARLVVLVAARALQGLGDTRTPMYVNVVANVLNVSLSVGLGFGLAGLPRLGVFGVGLATSAANVLSAALLLAATYRPSSPVAFARPTDPTVGAQLVRVSLPRIAEGFTAELAEFPFNALLLSFGDVANAGFQIGRRVYQQVTGPLVRGYNVAASVLVGQALGREDPATARYEGWATAALALGTVGVIGLLLVALADPVVAALGFGGSTAALEYAAEFAVVYGLSAPLLALFVSLSGALQGAGATRLPFLARLTGMFGFFVGFSYLAVERLGMGLFGVYVGVFLAYAWMSLFVLVAFRYADWTGTAAGLLRERGSVEGDD; from the coding sequence ATGAACTGGGGGCGACTCCGCGGCGTCTGGCGACGCGTGTTCTCGCTGGCGTGGCCCGTCATGGCCGAGCAGACGACGCGGACGCTCATGCGCACCGTCGACGTGCTGGTGACCGCGGCGCTGTCGCCCGCCGCCGTCGTGGCCATCGGCCTCGCGGACCTGTTCGCCCGCTTTCCGCTCCGCATCGGCCTCGGCCTCGGCGGCGCCGCCATCGCCCTCTCCAGTCAGGACACCGGAAGCGGCGCCGACGCCAACCGCAACGAGGCGGTGACGCAAGCGATACTCGTCGCCCTCCTCGTCGGCCTGCCGTTCGTCCTCGCCGGCTTCCTCGCCGGCGACGTCCTCGTCGGTCTGTTCCCCGCCAGCGACCGGGCGGTCGAACTCGGCGGCACGTACCTCGCGGTCATCTTCGCCACCGCGCCCGCCCGACTCGTCGTCCTCGTCGCCGCGCGCGCCCTGCAGGGCCTCGGCGACACCCGCACCCCGATGTACGTCAACGTCGTCGCCAACGTGCTCAACGTCTCGCTGTCCGTCGGCCTCGGGTTCGGACTCGCCGGCCTCCCGCGACTCGGCGTCTTCGGCGTCGGCCTCGCCACCTCGGCGGCCAACGTGCTCTCGGCCGCTCTCCTCCTCGCCGCCACTTACCGCCCGTCCTCGCCCGTCGCGTTCGCGCGGCCGACGGACCCTACGGTCGGCGCGCAACTCGTGCGCGTCAGCCTCCCTCGGATAGCCGAGGGGTTCACGGCCGAACTCGCGGAGTTCCCGTTCAACGCCCTGCTGCTCTCGTTCGGCGACGTGGCCAACGCGGGGTTCCAGATCGGCCGGCGCGTCTACCAGCAGGTGACGGGACCGCTCGTCCGCGGCTACAACGTCGCCGCGAGCGTCCTCGTCGGGCAGGCGCTCGGCCGGGAGGACCCGGCGACGGCCCGGTACGAGGGGTGGGCGACGGCCGCCCTCGCCCTCGGCACCGTCGGCGTCATCGGTCTCCTGCTCGTCGCCCTCGCCGACCCCGTCGTCGCCGCCCTCGGCTTCGGCGGGTCGACCGCCGCGCTCGAGTACGCCGCCGAGTTCGCCGTCGTCTACGGCCTCTCGGCCCCGCTCTTGGCGCTGTTCGTCTCGCTCTCGGGCGCGTTGCAGGGCGCGGGGGCGACGCGGCTCCCCTTCCTCGCGCGGCTGACGGGGATGTTCGGCTTCTTCGTCGGCTTCTCCTACCTCGCCGTCGAGCGGTTGGGGATGGGGCTGTTCGGCGTCTACGTCGGCGTGTTCCTCGCGTACGCGTGGATGAGCCTGTTCGTCCTCGTCGCCTTTCGGTACGCCGACTGGACGGGGACGGCGGCGGGCCTCCTGCGCGAACGGGGGAGCGTCGAGGGCGACGACTGA
- a CDS encoding gamma-glutamylcyclotransferase family protein, whose protein sequence is MPSFFVYGTLTDRVQVDRLLDEWSFGPDARVDGLHRAEGRYPTLAPGGSVSGRLLETDDAATLDAYEGVDSGLYVRVELPRTDGEHAFAYVGDAARLNADAEWPGDGDLRTRVEQYLSENRVVVETGESG, encoded by the coding sequence ATGCCGTCGTTCTTCGTCTACGGTACGCTGACCGACCGCGTACAGGTGGACCGTCTCCTCGACGAGTGGTCGTTCGGACCCGACGCGCGCGTCGACGGACTTCACCGCGCCGAGGGGCGCTACCCGACGCTGGCGCCCGGCGGGTCCGTCTCCGGGCGCCTGCTCGAAACCGACGACGCGGCGACGCTGGACGCCTACGAGGGCGTCGACTCCGGCCTGTACGTCCGCGTCGAACTCCCGCGTACGGACGGCGAGCACGCCTTCGCCTACGTCGGCGACGCCGCCCGCCTGAACGCGGACGCCGAGTGGCCCGGCGACGGCGACCTGCGGACCCGCGTCGAGCAGTATTTGTCAGAGAACAGAGTTGTGGTCGAAACGGGAGAATCAGGATAA
- the ilvA gene encoding threonine ammonia-lyase — protein sequence MISLADIEAARDRVEEVAKRTPLDYSYTFSEMTGAAVHLKLENNQRTGSFKIRGAMNRIATLSEEEKEAGVVTASAGNHAQGVALAATRTGVDSTVVMPEHAPISKVKATRRYGGRAVLHGADYDEAQARAHEIEAEEGRTYVHAFDDDYVMAGQGTIGLEIVEDCPDLDTVVVPIGGGGLISGIATAVKAQLPDARVVGVQAEGASSVAESLRKGSVHELDSVNTIADGIATRRVGDKPFEVIRERVDEVVTVSDEEIAVALTYLLERSKTLVEGAGAVALAALVFEKFDYEEGEVVVPALCGGNIDMNQLTTVVMRGLVETGRYLKVRTVLRDRPGALHDLLSVIADAQANIYAIRHDRTSREIGMNETDVELDLETRGHDHVEDLLSALRERGYAVEVLV from the coding sequence ATGATTTCGCTTGCCGACATCGAGGCGGCGCGCGACCGGGTCGAGGAGGTCGCGAAGCGCACGCCCCTGGACTACTCGTACACGTTCTCGGAGATGACCGGGGCGGCGGTCCACCTGAAGTTGGAGAACAACCAGCGGACGGGGTCGTTCAAGATACGCGGCGCGATGAACCGTATCGCGACGCTCTCCGAGGAGGAGAAGGAGGCGGGCGTCGTGACCGCCAGCGCCGGCAACCACGCGCAGGGCGTCGCCCTCGCGGCGACCCGGACGGGCGTGGACTCGACGGTGGTGATGCCCGAGCACGCCCCCATCTCGAAGGTGAAGGCGACGCGCCGGTACGGCGGACGGGCGGTGCTGCACGGCGCGGACTACGACGAGGCGCAGGCGCGGGCGCACGAGATAGAGGCCGAGGAGGGCCGCACCTACGTCCACGCGTTCGACGACGACTACGTGATGGCCGGGCAGGGCACCATCGGCCTCGAAATCGTCGAGGACTGCCCCGACCTGGACACCGTCGTCGTCCCCATCGGCGGCGGCGGCCTCATCTCCGGCATCGCCACCGCGGTGAAGGCGCAACTGCCCGACGCGCGCGTCGTCGGCGTGCAGGCGGAGGGCGCCTCCAGCGTGGCCGAGTCGCTCCGGAAGGGGTCGGTCCACGAACTCGACAGCGTCAACACCATCGCCGACGGCATCGCCACGCGCCGCGTCGGCGACAAGCCGTTCGAGGTCATCCGAGAGCGCGTCGACGAGGTGGTCACCGTCTCCGACGAGGAGATAGCCGTGGCGCTCACCTACCTGCTCGAACGCTCGAAGACGCTGGTCGAGGGGGCGGGCGCCGTCGCCCTCGCCGCCCTGGTCTTCGAGAAGTTCGACTACGAGGAGGGAGAGGTGGTCGTGCCGGCCCTCTGCGGCGGCAACATCGACATGAACCAACTCACCACCGTCGTCATGCGCGGCCTCGTCGAGACGGGCCGATATCTGAAGGTGCGGACGGTGCTCCGGGACCGACCGGGCGCCCTCCACGACCTGCTGTCGGTCATCGCCGACGCACAGGCGAACATCTACGCCATCCGCCACGACCGGACCTCCCGGGAGATAGGCATGAACGAGACGGACGTGGAACTCGACTTGGAGACGCGCGGGCACGACCACGTCGAGGACCTGCTGTCGGCCCTCCGCGAACGGGGCTACGCGGTCGAAGTTCTCGTCTGA
- a CDS encoding Rid family detoxifying hydrolase, translating to MKRTISTDDAPAAVGAYSQATTNGSILFTAGQIPLTPDGELLDDEDVATQTERSLDNVMAILESEGADASDVLKVNVYLDDIDDFEEMNETYATYFEEEPPARSALEVGALPKGASVEIEAIADVSEE from the coding sequence GTGAAGCGAACTATCAGCACGGACGACGCCCCCGCGGCGGTGGGCGCGTACAGTCAGGCGACGACGAACGGTTCTATTCTGTTCACGGCCGGGCAGATTCCGCTCACGCCGGACGGAGAACTCCTCGACGACGAGGACGTCGCCACGCAGACCGAGCGGTCGCTCGACAACGTGATGGCCATCCTCGAATCGGAGGGCGCGGACGCCTCGGACGTGCTCAAGGTGAACGTCTACCTCGACGACATCGACGACTTCGAGGAGATGAACGAGACGTACGCGACGTACTTCGAGGAGGAACCGCCGGCCCGGAGCGCCCTCGAAGTCGGCGCCCTGCCGAAGGGGGCGAGCGTCGAGATAGAGGCCATCGCCGACGTGTCGGAGGAGTGA
- the thsB gene encoding thermosome subunit beta codes for MIIMGEDAQRVKDRDAQEYNINAARAVAEAVRSTLGPKGMDKMLVDSMGDVTITNDGVTILQEMDIDNPTAEMIVEVAETQENEAGDGTTTAVAIAGELLKNAQDLLEQDIHPTAIIKGFHLASQKAREEVDNVAESVDPGDEELLKKVAETSMTGKSSELNKELLAELIVEAVNGVTVEANDGSHVVDLENVSIETQTGRSAGESELLNGAVIDKDPVHDDMPTEFDEADVLLLNEPIEVEEADVDTQVSIDSPDQLQKFLDQEEKQLKDKVQKIVDSGADVVFCQKGIDDMAQHYLAKEGILAVRRTKKSDMKFLKNVAGGSIVSDLDSLTDADLGTASVRRDDEDDLFYVEGLGDERHGVTMLLRGSTDHVVDELERGVEDALDVVATTVSDGRVLAGGGAIEVELASRLRDYADSVSGREQLAVEAFADALELVPRVLAENAGLDSIDTLVDLRSAHEDGETHAGLNVFTGEVEDTFEAGIVEPAHAKEQAISSAQEAANLVLKIDDIIAAGDLSTSGGDDEGGAPAGGMGGMGGMGGAM; via the coding sequence ATGATCATCATGGGAGAGGACGCTCAGCGCGTGAAGGACCGCGACGCGCAGGAGTACAACATCAACGCCGCCCGCGCCGTCGCTGAAGCGGTACGCTCCACACTCGGCCCGAAAGGGATGGACAAGATGCTCGTCGACTCGATGGGCGACGTCACCATCACAAACGACGGCGTCACCATCCTCCAGGAGATGGACATCGACAACCCGACGGCCGAGATGATCGTCGAAGTCGCCGAGACGCAGGAGAACGAGGCGGGCGACGGCACGACGACGGCCGTCGCCATCGCCGGCGAACTCCTGAAGAACGCGCAGGACCTCCTCGAACAGGACATCCACCCGACGGCCATCATCAAGGGCTTCCACCTCGCCAGCCAGAAGGCCCGCGAGGAAGTAGACAACGTCGCCGAGTCCGTCGACCCCGGCGACGAGGAACTGCTGAAGAAGGTCGCCGAGACCTCCATGACCGGGAAGAGCTCCGAACTCAACAAGGAGCTCCTCGCCGAACTCATCGTCGAGGCCGTCAACGGCGTCACCGTCGAGGCCAACGACGGTTCCCACGTGGTCGACCTGGAGAACGTCTCCATCGAGACGCAGACGGGTCGCTCCGCCGGCGAGTCCGAACTGCTCAACGGCGCGGTCATCGACAAGGACCCCGTCCACGACGACATGCCGACCGAGTTCGACGAGGCCGACGTGCTCCTCCTCAACGAGCCCATCGAGGTCGAGGAGGCCGACGTCGACACGCAGGTCAGCATCGACTCGCCGGACCAGCTCCAGAAGTTCCTCGACCAGGAGGAGAAACAGCTGAAGGACAAGGTCCAGAAGATCGTCGACTCCGGCGCTGACGTCGTGTTCTGCCAGAAGGGCATCGACGACATGGCCCAGCACTACCTCGCGAAGGAGGGCATCCTCGCGGTCCGTCGGACCAAGAAGTCCGACATGAAGTTCCTGAAGAACGTCGCGGGCGGCTCCATCGTCTCCGACCTCGACAGCCTCACGGACGCCGACCTCGGGACGGCGTCGGTCCGCCGCGACGACGAGGACGACCTGTTCTACGTCGAGGGCCTCGGCGACGAGCGCCACGGCGTCACGATGCTCCTCCGCGGCTCCACCGACCACGTGGTCGACGAACTCGAACGCGGCGTCGAGGACGCCCTCGACGTGGTGGCCACGACCGTTTCCGACGGCCGCGTCCTCGCGGGCGGCGGCGCCATCGAGGTCGAACTCGCCTCGCGCCTCCGCGACTACGCTGACTCCGTCTCCGGCCGCGAACAGCTCGCGGTCGAGGCGTTCGCGGACGCACTCGAACTCGTCCCCCGCGTCCTCGCCGAGAACGCCGGGCTGGACTCCATCGACACGCTCGTCGACCTGCGCTCGGCCCACGAGGACGGCGAGACCCACGCCGGGCTGAACGTCTTCACCGGCGAGGTCGAGGACACCTTCGAGGCGGGCATCGTCGAACCCGCTCACGCGAAGGAGCAGGCGATTTCCTCCGCACAGGAAGCCGCGAACCTCGTCCTCAAAATCGACGACATCATCGCCGCGGGCGACCTGAGCACCAGCGGCGGCGACGACGAGGGCGGCGCCCCCGCCGGCGGCATGGGCGGCATGGGCGGCATGGGCGGCGCGATGTGA